A portion of the Rhodococcus pseudokoreensis genome contains these proteins:
- a CDS encoding SDR family oxidoreductase: MNDPNNFRGRTTVMSGGSRGIGLAIARAIARRGGNIVLLAKTDTPDPRLPGTIHTAVRELTELGGHALPVVGDVRNDDDIARAVDLAVDRFGGIDIVINNASVLDLSPTEALTLKRFDLMQQVNVRGTFALTRACLPYLQKSANPHVMTLSPPLNLSQQWLGAHPGYMLAKYGMTLAALGIAAEYRNTNLSSNCLWPQTTIATAAVGNLLGGRESLHHSRSPEIMADAATELLSRPAGTDNGRTLLDVEVLTEAGVSDFAKYGGEQPLTVDIFVDGPDLATHA; encoded by the coding sequence TTGAACGACCCCAACAATTTCCGAGGAAGAACCACCGTCATGTCCGGCGGAAGTCGCGGCATCGGTCTTGCGATTGCGCGCGCAATCGCACGCCGCGGTGGAAACATCGTCCTGCTGGCCAAGACCGACACTCCCGACCCCCGGCTACCGGGAACCATCCACACCGCGGTCCGCGAGTTGACCGAACTCGGCGGACACGCCCTTCCCGTGGTCGGAGACGTCCGCAACGACGACGACATCGCGCGGGCCGTCGATCTCGCGGTCGACCGCTTCGGCGGCATCGACATCGTGATCAACAATGCGAGCGTGCTCGATCTGTCGCCGACCGAGGCCCTCACACTCAAACGATTCGATCTGATGCAGCAAGTCAACGTCCGCGGCACCTTCGCCCTGACTCGCGCCTGCCTCCCCTACCTTCAGAAGTCCGCCAATCCGCACGTGATGACGTTGTCGCCTCCACTGAATCTGTCACAGCAGTGGCTGGGCGCGCACCCGGGTTACATGCTGGCCAAGTACGGAATGACATTGGCAGCGTTGGGCATCGCAGCCGAGTACCGGAACACGAACCTCTCCAGCAACTGCCTGTGGCCGCAGACCACGATCGCCACCGCAGCAGTCGGCAACCTCCTCGGCGGCCGGGAAAGCCTGCACCACTCGCGGTCACCCGAGATCATGGCCGACGCGGCAACCGAACTCCTCAGCCGCCCCGCCGGCACCGACAACGGTAGAACCCTCCTCGACGTCGAGGTCCTCACAGAGGCCGGTGTGTCCGACTTCGCGAAATACGGCGGTGAGCAACCACTGACAGTCGACATCTTCGTCGACGGGCCGGATCTCGCAACCCACGCGTAA
- a CDS encoding PucR family transcriptional regulator: MASDEERAALLVAGIARSLNERLVSLTADITSVLYAEIPDLRADRQLFDLLGASVEGNLDTIFHTLQHNIAPEDLDAPAAAMEYARRLAQHGVPVNALVRAYRLGQTNLLGLVFDELRAASVQPELSVSVLERIITVMSVYIDRVSQQVVAVYERERERWLAHRSSVRAVRVQEILAGNALPDAGAALGYVLQQSHLAAIFWSSDSDSGEMLARIESAAHDFANYVGGVTDPLFVAADRVTGWVWIPLGSRSHPERAQGEMCDFLGRRHPGLVVALGAAAAGIDGFRQSHGQAQRARAVAIAAGQNAPAVTAYDEPGVSTVALLVEDLVATRAWVRGVLRGLAADNENSARLRETVRVYLAHNLSNVAAGKELDLHHNSVKYRVKRAAEVRGKDFTGDRLAVELALLVCQWLGPAVLTAD, encoded by the coding sequence ATGGCATCAGACGAGGAACGAGCCGCATTGCTTGTTGCCGGAATCGCGCGTTCGCTCAACGAGCGGCTGGTGTCGCTGACGGCTGACATCACCAGCGTGCTCTACGCGGAGATCCCGGATCTGCGGGCGGATCGCCAGTTGTTCGACCTGCTGGGGGCGAGTGTGGAGGGCAACCTCGACACCATCTTCCACACTCTGCAGCACAACATCGCTCCCGAGGATTTGGACGCGCCCGCCGCGGCCATGGAGTACGCGAGAAGACTTGCCCAGCATGGCGTTCCCGTCAATGCGCTGGTTCGCGCATATCGCCTGGGACAAACCAATTTGCTCGGACTGGTTTTCGACGAATTGCGTGCTGCTTCGGTGCAGCCGGAACTCAGTGTGTCAGTGCTCGAACGCATCATCACGGTCATGTCTGTCTACATCGACAGGGTGTCACAGCAGGTGGTGGCCGTGTACGAGCGCGAAAGGGAACGGTGGCTCGCGCATCGGAGCAGTGTCCGGGCCGTGCGTGTTCAGGAGATCCTGGCGGGCAACGCACTTCCCGACGCCGGTGCCGCCCTGGGTTATGTGCTGCAGCAGAGTCACCTGGCCGCGATCTTCTGGAGCTCCGACTCCGACTCGGGCGAGATGCTGGCCCGAATCGAATCGGCGGCACACGATTTCGCCAACTACGTGGGCGGAGTGACCGACCCGCTGTTCGTGGCCGCAGACCGAGTGACCGGCTGGGTGTGGATTCCACTCGGTTCACGATCCCATCCCGAGCGGGCGCAGGGGGAGATGTGCGACTTCCTCGGGCGGCGGCATCCCGGGCTGGTCGTGGCTCTCGGCGCTGCGGCCGCAGGAATCGACGGGTTCCGGCAGTCCCACGGTCAAGCGCAACGTGCGCGAGCGGTGGCCATCGCGGCGGGGCAGAACGCGCCGGCGGTGACCGCATACGACGAACCCGGGGTATCGACGGTTGCCCTGTTGGTCGAGGACCTGGTGGCCACTCGCGCCTGGGTTCGCGGTGTTCTGCGCGGGCTCGCTGCCGACAACGAGAATTCGGCCCGGTTGCGCGAGACCGTGCGGGTCTATCTCGCCCACAACCTGAGCAACGTCGCCGCCGGAAAAGAGCTTGATCTGCACCACAACTCGGTGAAGTACCGCGTGAAACGGGCAGCCGAAGTACGGGGCAAGGACTTCACCGGAGATCGACTGGCCGTGGAACTCGCACTGCTCGTGTGCCAATGGCTGGGACCTGCGGTCCTGACCGCGGATTAG
- a CDS encoding isochorismatase family protein yields MTAPRRALVVVDVQQEYFDGPLQIQYPPREESLANILNAIKVAAAADIPVVVVQHRMPDGAPVFVEGSAGWSLHPDLDTAIDPSWKRVHKQYGSVFAGTDVAEWLRANTIDTISIVGFMTNNCDLATAVEAEGLGFSAEILSDATGAINLANEAGQVSAESLHTTLMVLLQSNFAAVATTSQWVAAVESDTALPKGNLVTSALQGSAHWK; encoded by the coding sequence ATGACTGCACCACGCCGTGCCCTCGTCGTCGTCGACGTCCAGCAGGAGTACTTCGACGGACCGCTGCAGATCCAGTACCCGCCGCGTGAGGAATCACTGGCCAACATCCTGAACGCGATCAAGGTGGCCGCCGCGGCCGACATCCCGGTTGTCGTCGTCCAGCATCGGATGCCCGACGGCGCTCCGGTCTTCGTGGAGGGGTCGGCGGGGTGGTCGCTGCATCCCGACCTCGACACCGCGATCGACCCGTCGTGGAAGCGGGTGCACAAACAGTACGGAAGCGTCTTCGCCGGCACTGACGTCGCGGAGTGGTTGCGTGCGAACACTATCGACACCATCTCGATCGTGGGGTTCATGACCAACAATTGCGATCTGGCCACCGCTGTCGAGGCCGAGGGCCTGGGATTTTCCGCTGAGATCCTGTCCGACGCCACCGGCGCGATCAACCTCGCGAACGAGGCCGGTCAGGTGTCGGCGGAGTCGCTGCACACCACACTGATGGTCCTGTTGCAATCGAACTTCGCCGCGGTCGCCACAACCTCACAGTGGGTCGCGGCCGTCGAATCCGACACAGCTCTCCCGAAGGGCAACCTCGTCACCTCCGCACTCCAAGGGAGTGCTCACTGGAAGTAG
- a CDS encoding GlxA family transcriptional regulator — MRIAVYAFDDITMFHLAAPLMVFGELGRLGLATDWETRLWSDRPGSIRTAEGYPIGEVTGPETVEWADIVVIPSWPLPVVPSSEAFGSRLRRAHARGAVVAGLCLGAFAVVDSGLLDGRPAVTHWEMMPALAERHPGTQMDTSVLYIDHGDVLTSAGTASSMDACLHLVRTHLGSAIATRVARSLVVAPHREGGQAQYIERPLAQAPTDTAIADVQQWALAHLHENLSIDRLAGEAKMSRRSFIRQFTRTTGTTPARWVAEQRLGEGRVLLETTDWGIDDIASACGFASTVTFRQNFVAAFATSPTAYRRQFADLPNG, encoded by the coding sequence ATGCGGATTGCCGTCTATGCGTTCGACGACATCACCATGTTCCACCTCGCGGCGCCACTGATGGTGTTCGGCGAATTGGGGCGCCTCGGGCTGGCCACAGACTGGGAGACCAGGCTGTGGTCCGATCGCCCCGGGTCGATCCGAACGGCCGAGGGGTACCCGATCGGTGAGGTGACGGGCCCGGAGACGGTCGAGTGGGCCGACATCGTCGTGATCCCGTCGTGGCCGCTTCCCGTGGTGCCGAGCAGCGAGGCGTTCGGTTCGCGCCTGCGCCGCGCCCACGCGCGGGGTGCCGTCGTCGCGGGACTGTGTCTCGGCGCCTTCGCGGTCGTCGACAGCGGTCTGCTCGACGGTCGCCCGGCCGTCACGCACTGGGAGATGATGCCGGCTCTGGCCGAACGCCATCCGGGCACGCAGATGGACACCTCGGTGCTCTACATCGACCACGGCGACGTGCTCACCTCCGCCGGGACCGCGTCGTCGATGGACGCCTGCCTGCACCTGGTGCGCACACATCTCGGGTCCGCGATCGCGACCCGGGTGGCGCGAAGTCTCGTCGTCGCCCCGCACCGGGAGGGCGGGCAAGCCCAGTACATCGAGCGCCCGCTGGCACAGGCGCCGACGGACACGGCGATTGCCGACGTGCAGCAGTGGGCGTTGGCCCATCTCCACGAAAACCTGTCCATCGATCGCCTGGCGGGTGAGGCGAAGATGAGTCGGCGCAGCTTCATTCGGCAGTTCACGCGAACCACCGGGACGACGCCGGCGCGGTGGGTCGCGGAGCAGCGACTCGGTGAAGGGCGCGTCCTCCTCGAGACCACCGACTGGGGTATCGACGACATCGCCTCCGCGTGCGGCTTCGCCAGCACGGTCACGTTCCGGCAGAACTTCGTCGCCGCCTTCGCGACCTCGCCCACCGCGTACCGGCGACAGTTCGCGGATCTTCCGAACGGCTGA
- the lexA gene encoding transcriptional repressor LexA, producing MTDYDDLDMFGGLDAATLPSRQQLILATIRDWVAAHGCSPSTRQIGDAVGLRSTSSVSKHLKSLEEKGFLRRGSSMARQLDVRPFLTETKHGRSADNNVTVPVVGDIAAGAPILAEEHADEMLTLPRELVGSGTVFGLRVRGESMIDAAICDGDVVVVRRQDEAHSGEIVAAMIDGEATVKVLRRRDGHIFLEPRNPAYTVIDGDAAVVLGKVVSVMRRI from the coding sequence GTGACCGATTACGACGATCTCGACATGTTCGGTGGCCTCGATGCCGCCACCCTGCCGTCCCGCCAGCAGTTGATTCTGGCGACGATCCGGGACTGGGTGGCCGCACACGGATGCTCGCCGAGCACCCGGCAGATCGGGGACGCGGTCGGCCTGCGGTCGACGTCGTCGGTGTCCAAGCACCTGAAGAGCCTCGAGGAAAAGGGCTTCCTCCGGAGGGGTTCGTCCATGGCTCGGCAATTGGACGTGCGCCCGTTCCTCACAGAGACGAAGCACGGACGCTCGGCCGACAACAATGTGACGGTGCCGGTGGTCGGCGACATCGCAGCCGGCGCACCGATCCTCGCGGAGGAGCACGCCGACGAGATGCTCACGCTCCCTCGTGAACTCGTCGGCTCCGGCACCGTGTTCGGGCTGCGGGTGCGCGGCGAGTCGATGATCGACGCCGCGATCTGCGACGGCGACGTCGTCGTCGTGCGCCGCCAGGACGAGGCCCATTCCGGTGAGATCGTCGCCGCGATGATCGACGGCGAGGCCACGGTGAAGGTGCTCCGGCGCCGCGACGGTCACATCTTCCTCGAACCCCGTAACCCTGCCTACACCGTCATCGACGGCGACGCCGCAGTCGTCCTCGGCAAGGTGGTCTCCGTGATGCGCCGGATCTGA
- a CDS encoding GNAT family N-acetyltransferase encodes MRLTNVAHLRLPFGRLLGYDVTVGRPGRPLPVSFDQRRHVGAGDRAGSWMALSFTLSAPVPSDALAAAWLAVIARHGTLRSIFSPGEDGEPRLHEVEIFPGDWVEHPIAPGQAVNDALRDVLDHACPPYSRPSHRLCVLETAAGPTVVVAADHSHVDMWSMLVIARDLLTALAAVQDGRAPSLPPAPAFAEHTRALRDRPSAPAEVHHRWAEVLAASGDVMPRFPLSLGAATLQHERVEVRDVLDVDDSAAFSAQARDDGVSTLALVVAAMTDVTRELAGTPLRAVFPVHSRYDATWNDSVGWFITNSVLESTDPDPRASAEAVKEAVRMGSWPLEDVLRPWGGMPEAPGMFAISWLDLRRLPVRVDATGLEAQYVGATIRTDGVMLWFILDEAGLHLRCRYPDTPEARQHVGTWLDTLVAHLQSRARESVGGRLRLDDRVYRVQRAGRADVPALVALLSDDEIGRTREGAEMARYEEAYDAIARDSAHYLAVVRAEDDRIIGTMQLTIIPGLSRGGTARLQIEGVRVAASERSHGVGTAMLEWAHDHGRHRGATLVQVTTDRARERAQAFYARLGYDSSHVGFKRAL; translated from the coding sequence ATGCGGCTGACCAACGTCGCGCACCTGCGCCTGCCGTTCGGTCGGCTGCTGGGCTACGACGTGACCGTGGGCCGGCCGGGCCGGCCGCTGCCCGTGTCCTTCGACCAGCGACGCCACGTCGGTGCCGGCGACCGAGCCGGGTCCTGGATGGCGTTGTCCTTCACACTCTCCGCGCCGGTACCGTCCGACGCGCTCGCGGCCGCCTGGCTGGCGGTCATCGCGCGGCACGGCACGCTGCGGTCGATCTTCTCGCCCGGCGAGGACGGCGAGCCGCGGCTGCACGAGGTCGAAATCTTCCCCGGTGACTGGGTCGAGCACCCGATCGCCCCCGGACAGGCCGTCAACGATGCGCTCCGTGACGTGCTCGACCACGCCTGCCCGCCGTACAGTCGTCCGTCGCATCGGCTGTGCGTGCTCGAGACCGCGGCGGGACCGACCGTGGTGGTCGCCGCCGACCACTCACACGTCGACATGTGGTCGATGTTGGTGATCGCACGCGACCTGCTCACCGCGTTGGCGGCGGTGCAGGACGGCCGGGCGCCGTCGTTGCCGCCCGCGCCCGCCTTCGCCGAGCACACCCGCGCCCTGCGGGACCGCCCGTCGGCACCCGCCGAGGTGCACCACCGCTGGGCGGAGGTGCTGGCGGCCAGCGGTGACGTGATGCCACGGTTCCCGCTGTCGCTGGGCGCGGCGACGCTGCAGCACGAGCGGGTGGAGGTGCGCGACGTGCTCGACGTCGACGATAGCGCCGCGTTCTCGGCGCAGGCCCGCGACGACGGCGTCTCGACTCTGGCACTCGTGGTGGCCGCGATGACCGACGTGACGCGCGAGTTGGCCGGCACCCCGCTGCGGGCGGTGTTCCCGGTGCACAGCCGGTACGACGCCACCTGGAACGACTCCGTCGGGTGGTTCATCACCAACTCGGTGCTGGAATCGACCGACCCCGACCCCCGGGCCAGCGCAGAGGCGGTCAAGGAGGCCGTACGGATGGGGTCCTGGCCGCTGGAGGACGTACTTCGCCCGTGGGGCGGGATGCCCGAGGCCCCCGGGATGTTCGCGATCTCGTGGCTGGACCTGCGCCGGTTGCCGGTCCGCGTCGACGCCACCGGGCTGGAGGCGCAGTACGTCGGCGCGACGATCCGGACCGACGGCGTGATGCTCTGGTTCATCCTCGACGAGGCCGGGTTGCACCTGCGCTGTCGCTACCCCGACACCCCCGAGGCCCGGCAGCATGTCGGTACCTGGCTGGACACACTCGTCGCCCACTTGCAGTCGCGGGCACGTGAATCGGTCGGTGGACGGCTCCGACTCGACGACCGCGTCTATCGGGTGCAGCGCGCCGGCCGCGCCGATGTGCCGGCACTGGTCGCCCTGCTGTCCGACGACGAGATCGGCCGCACCCGCGAGGGGGCCGAGATGGCACGGTACGAGGAGGCGTACGACGCGATCGCCCGGGATTCCGCACACTACCTGGCGGTGGTCCGCGCCGAGGACGACCGGATCATCGGCACCATGCAACTCACCATCATCCCCGGGTTGTCCCGCGGCGGCACCGCTCGCCTGCAGATCGAGGGGGTGCGGGTGGCGGCCTCCGAACGCTCCCATGGCGTCGGAACCGCAATGCTCGAGTGGGCGCACGACCACGGCCGGCATCGCGGCGCGACACTCGTGCAGGTCACCACCGACCGCGCCCGCGAGCGGGCGCAGGCGTTCTATGCGCGACTCGGATACGACAGCAGCCACGTCGGATTCAAGCGGGCACTCTGA